A genomic stretch from Budorcas taxicolor isolate Tak-1 chromosome 15, Takin1.1, whole genome shotgun sequence includes:
- the LOC128060840 gene encoding proteoglycan 3-like → MKGCLLLPLLLLGTVSALYLEKDASHMGSPQTQADLSQDLEGSGGQEGELALSGEVLDSGGEQAEDAHDDEGDSDPDDLDEDVQCPKEEETVRLLGTPACKSCHYLMVQTPNIFRKAQSICRKCYRGNLVSIHNLLFDNRISRWARRIKQAKVWIGVIIKLWSIYNTFRWTDGSRWNFGYWARGQPGNGRGHCVALSTRGGHWRRASCKWRLPFVCSY, encoded by the exons ATGAAAGGCTGCCTGCTcctgccccttctcctgctggGGACAGTTTCTGCTCTCTACCTGG AGAAGGATGCCTCCCATATGGGCAGTCCGCAGACACAGGCAGACCTGAGCCAGGATCTGGAAGGCTCaggggggcaggaaggagagctGGCTCTGAGTGGTGAGGTGCTTGATTCGGGGGGAGAGCAGGCCGAGGACGCCCATGATGATGAGGGGGATTCAGACCCAGATGACTTAGATGAGGATGTGCAGTGCCCCAAGGAAGAGGAGACAGTGCGACTTCTGGGGACGCCTGCATGCAAGAGCTGCCACTACCTGATGGTACAAACACCGAACATATTTAGGAAAGCTCAG AGCATCTGCAGGAAGTGCTACCGAGGCAACCTCGTCTCCATCCACAACCTCCTCTTCGATAATCGCATCTCGCGCTGGGCCAGAAGGATCAAACAAGCAAAGGTCTGGATCGGCGTCATCATCAAGCTCTGG TCCATATACAACACATTTCGCTGGACAGATGGGAGTCGCTGGAATTTTGGATACTGGGCCCGAGGGCAGCCTGGGAATGGGAGAGGCCACTGCGTGGCCCTGAGCACCAGAG GGGGTCACTGGCGACGAGCTTCATGCAAGTGGCGGCTGCCTTTCGTCTGCTCCTACTAA
- the LOC128060839 gene encoding proteoglycan 3-like yields the protein MKGCLLLPLLLLGTVSALYLEKDAPHLGDPETQADLSQDLEGSGGQEGELALSGEVLESEGEEAEDAHDDEGDSDPDDLDEDVQCPKEEETVQLPGSPECKSCRYRIVRTPKRFKKAQRVCRKCYRGNLASIHNLKFNSYIQHLATGINEAQVWIGGFIRGWYLWRKYRWTDGSSWNFTYWALWQPKFGRGRCVALCTRGGRWRRAPCKRRLPFICSY from the exons ATGAAAGGCTGCCTGCTcctgccccttctcctgctggGGACAGTTTCTGCTCTCTACCTGG AGAAGGATGCCCCCCATCTGGGTGATCCAGAGACACAGGCAGACCTGAGCCAGGATCTGGAAGGCTCaggggggcaggaaggagagctGGCCCTGAGTGGTGAGGTGCTTGAGTCGGAGGGAGAGGAGGCCGAGGACGCCCATGACGATGAGGGGGACTCAGACCCAGATGACTTAGATGAGGACGTGCAGTGCCCCAAGGAAGAGGAGACAGTGCAACTTCCAGGCAGTCCTGAGTGCAAGAGCTGCCGCTACAGGATTGTGCGGACTCCAAAGAGGTTTAAGAAAGCTCAG AGAGTCTGCAGGAAGTGCTACCGAGGCAACCTCGCCTCCATCCACAACTTGAAATTCAACTCTTATATTCAGCACTTGGCCACGGGTATCAATGAAGCACAGGTCTGGATCGGAGGCTTCATCAGAGGTTGG TACCTGTGGAGGAAATATCGCTGGACTGATGGGAGTTCTTGGAATTTTACATACTGGGCACTATGGCAACCTAAGTTTGGAAGAGGCCGCTGTGTAGCCCTGTGCACCAGAG GGGGTCGCTGGCGACGAGCTCCGTGCAAAAGGCGGCTGCCCTTCATCTGCTCCTACTAA
- the LOC128060847 gene encoding proteoglycan 3-like, giving the protein MKGCLLLPLLLLGTVSALYLEKDASHMGSPQTQGDLSQDPEGSGGQEGELALSGEVLDSGGEEAEDAHDDEGDCELDPDDLDEDVQCPKEEETVQLPGGPECKSCHYRMVQTPRSFCRAQRICRRCYRGNLVSIHSYQFNHRVRRWAGRTNQSQVWIGGVIRGRSRCRRFRWTDGSRWNFGYWARGQPGNGRGHCVALSTRGGHWRRASCQRRLPFICAF; this is encoded by the exons ATGAAAGGCTGCCTGCTcctgccccttctcctgctggGGACAGTTTCTGCTCTCTACCTGG AGAAGGATGCCTCCCACATGGGCAGTCCTCAGACACAGGGAGACCTGAGCCAGGATCCTGAAGGCTCaggggggcaggaaggagagctGGCCCTGAGTGGTGAGGTGCTTGATTCGGGGGGAGAGGAGGCCGAGGACGCCCACGACGATGAGGGCGACTGTGAGTTAGACCCAGATGACTTAGATGAGGACGTGCAGTGCCCCAAGGAGGAGGAGACAGTGcaacttcctggtggtcctgaGTGCAAGAGCTGCCACTACAGGATGGTGCAGACTCCAAGAAGTTTTTGCCGTGCTCAG AGAATCTGCAGGCGTTGCTACCGAGGCAACCTCGTCTCCATCCACAGCTACCAGTTTAACCATCGCGTGAGACGCTGGGCAGGAAGGACCAACCAGTCACAGGTCTGGATCGGAGGCGTCATCAGGGGCAGG TCCCGTTGCAGGAGATTTCGCTGGACCGATGGGAGTCGCTGGAATTTTGGATACTGGGCCCGAGGGCAGCCTGGGAATGGGAGAGGCCACTGCGTGGCCCTGAGCACCAGAG GGGGTCACTGGCGACGAGCTTCATGCCAGAGGCGGCTGCCCTTCATCTGCGCCTTCTAA